One Trichomycterus rosablanca isolate fTriRos1 chromosome 12, fTriRos1.hap1, whole genome shotgun sequence DNA window includes the following coding sequences:
- the hspd1 gene encoding 60 kDa heat shock protein, mitochondrial: MLRLPSMMKQMRPVCRALAPHLTRAYAKDVKFGAEARALMLQGVDLLADAVAVTMGPKGRTVIIEQSWGSPKVTKDGVTVAKSIDLKDKYKNIGAKLVQDVANNTNEEAGDGTTTATVLARAIAKEGFDKIIKGANPVEIRRGVMLAVETVINELKKLSKPVTTPEEIAQVATLSANGDNEVGTIISDAMKKVGRKGVITVKDGKTLHDELEIIEGMKFDRGYISPYFINTTKGQKCEFQDAYLLLSEKKISSVQSIVPALELANQHRKPLVIIAEDVDGEALSTLVLNRLKVGLQVVAVKAPGFGDNRKNQLLDMAIATGGTVFGDEAMGLAIEDIQVHDFGRVGEVVVTKDDTMLLKGRGDPAAVEKRAAEIAEQLENTTSDYEKEKLNERLAKLSDGVAVLKVGGTSDVEVNEKKDRVTDALNATRAAVEEGIVLGGGCALLRCIPALDTIKPANEDQKVGIDIIRRALRIPAMTIAKNAGVEGSLVVEKILQNAPEIGYDALNDEYVNMVERGIIDPTKVVRTALLDAAGVASLLSTAEAVVTELPKEEKEMPGGMGGMGGMGGMGGMGF, translated from the exons atgcTGCGCTTGCCCAGTATGATGAAACAGATGAGGCCAGTGTGCAGGGCACTGGCTCCACACCTTACTCGTGCCTACGCCAAGGATGTAAAGTTCGGAGCAGAAGCCCGGGCGCTGATGCTTCAGGGTGTGGATCTGCTGGCAGATGCAGTGGCTGTCACAATGGGACCAAAG GGTCGGACAGTCATTATTGAGCAGAGCTGGGGCAGCCCAAAGGTCACCAAAGATGGTGTTACAGTAGCCAAAAGCATTGACCTGAAGGACAAGTACAAGAACATTGGAGCAAAGCTGGTGCAGGATGTGGCCAACAACACTAACGAGGAGGCGGGTGATGGCACCACCACCGCCACCGTCCTGGCCCGTGCCATCGCCAAGGAGGGCTTTGACAAAATTATCAAGGGTGCTAACCCGGTGGAGATTCGCAGAGGAGTCATGCTTGCTGTGGAAACCGTCATCAACGAGCTTAAGAAACTGTCCAAGCCAGTCACCACACCTGAAGAAATTGCCCAG GTGGCCACTCTTTCTGCCAACGGAGACAATGAAGTTGGCACCATCATCTCAGATGCTATGAAGAAAGTGGGCCGTAAAGGAGTCATCACAGTAAAG GATGGCAAAACTCTTCATGATGAGCTGGAGATTATTGAAGGCATGAAGTTTGACCGTGGCTACATCTCGCCCTACTTTATCAACACAACCAAAG GTCAAAAGTGTGAGTTCCAGGATGCTTATCTGCTTCTGAGTGAGAAGAAAATTTCCAGCGTCCAGAGCATTGTGCCAGCTCTGGAACTGGCCAACCAGCACCGTAAACCCCTGGTCATCATAGCTGAGGATGTTGACGGAGAAGCCCTCAGCACTCTTGTCCTTAACAG GTTAAAGGTTGGCCTGCAGGTTGTAGCAGTAAAGGCTCCAGGCTTTGGAGACAACAGGAAAAACCAGCTGCTAGATATGGCAATCGCTACAGGAGGCACA GTGTTTGGAGATGAGGCTATGGGACTAGCCATCGAGGACATCCAGGTTCACGATTTTGGCCGTGTTGGTGAGGTGGTTGTAACCAAGGATGACACCATGTTGCTGAAGGGTCGTGGTGATCCAGCTGCTGTCGAGAAGCGTGCTGCTGAGATTGCAGAGCAGTTGGAGAACACCACCAGCGACTACGAGAAGGAGAAACTGAACGAGCGTCTTGCCAAGCTGTCGGACGGAGTGGCTGTGCTGAAG GTTGGCGGGACAAGCGATGTGGAGGTGAACGAGAAGAAAGACAGAGTTACAGATGCTCTTAACGCTACCAGAGCCGCTGTAGAGGAGGGCATCGTTCTTGGAGGCGGCTGTGCTCTTCTCCGCTGCATTCCTGCTTTGGATACCATCAAACCTGCCAACGAGGACCAGAAAGTTG GTATTGACATCATCCGCAGAGCCCTGCGCATCCCTGCCATGACCATTGCCAAGAACGCAGGAGTGGAAGGCTCTCTGGTGGTGGAGAAGATCCTACAGAATGCCCCAGAAATTGGCTATGATGCACTGAACGATGAATACGTAAACATGGTGGAAAGAGGCATCATCGACCCCACTAAG GTGGTGAGGACGGCGCTCCTGGACGCTGCTGGTGTCGCTTCCCTGCTTTCGACAGCCGAGGCTGTGGTCACTGAGCTGCCCAAAGAAGAGAAGGAGATGCCAGGGGGCATGGGTGGCATGGGCGGTATGGGTGGCATGGGCGGTATGGGATTCTAA
- the LOC134324179 gene encoding 10 kDa heat shock protein, mitochondrial isoform X2: protein MAKAFLKFLPMFDRVLVERLAAETVTKGGIMIPEKSQGKVLQATVVAVGPGTTNKNGQVTPVCVKVGEKVLLPEYGGTKVNLEDKDYFLFRDGDILGKYVE from the exons ATG GCTAAAGCTTTCCTGAAATTTCTACCAATGTTTGACCGAGTTCTGGTGGAGCGGCTAGCAGCAGAGACAGTGACGAAAGGAGGCATCATGATTCCAGAAAAGTCCCAAGGCAAAGTGCTGCAGGCTACAGTAGTGGCTGTGGGACCTGGAACAACCAATAAG AATGGACAAGTAACGCCTGTCTGTGTGAAGGTTGGAGAAAAAGTTCTACTACCAGAGTATGGAGGCACAAAAGTTAATCTTGAGGATAAG GATTATTTCCTGTTCCGGGATGGAGATATTCTAGGCAAATATGTTGAGTAA